Proteins from a single region of Mucilaginibacter daejeonensis:
- a CDS encoding PDZ domain-containing protein, with product MGQGLTGPLNGRIGRIGEIEVGKYRFKSVITSFLDTMPRPAFTVARDGNLGIGILKKFLMVFDYANNKLYLKPNYKFKEPFEHDMSGLEYYAAGNELKNIIVSRVEPGSAGADAGIKANDQITGINLRSVGQMTMTEIDNLFRSRDKRSLVVEVYRDGEYLTVILTLKRRV from the coding sequence TTGGGTCAGGGCCTTACCGGCCCACTCAACGGACGCATAGGCCGCATAGGCGAGATCGAGGTGGGAAAGTACCGGTTCAAAAGCGTGATCACCTCGTTCCTGGATACCATGCCACGACCCGCATTCACCGTAGCGCGTGATGGTAACCTTGGGATAGGCATCCTCAAAAAATTCCTGATGGTATTCGATTATGCCAACAACAAGTTATACCTGAAGCCTAACTACAAGTTCAAAGAACCCTTTGAGCATGACATGAGTGGGTTAGAATATTACGCGGCCGGCAATGAGCTCAAGAACATTATCGTGAGCAGGGTAGAGCCCGGCTCAGCAGGGGCCGATGCGGGTATCAAAGCAAATGACCAGATCACTGGCATTAATTTAAGGTCGGTAGGTCAGATGACCATGACCGAGATCGATAACTTGTTTCGGTCGAGGGATAAGCGGAGCCTGGTAGTAGAGGTATATCGTGATGGTGAGTACCTAACGGTGATCCTCACCCTAAAGCGGCGGGTATGA
- a CDS encoding OmpA family protein translates to MATYQVFTHLTMKIVKFKTAIIAVTLATATLIGAGCNSLTKTQKGAAIGAGAGGTIGAIIGKSAGNTALGAIIGGAVGGTAGAFIGRKMDRQAAEIKQSVPGATVERQGEGILVKFDSGILFDVDKTNLKGAAQSNLTNLSTSLTNNPQTNILIVGHTDNTGSATYNQDLSVRRAEAVKAYIASHGVSSSRLSTQGKGLTEPIADNTTEAGRAQNRRVEIVIVANDELKQQAKQSSN, encoded by the coding sequence ATGGCAACATATCAAGTGTTCACACATTTAACCATGAAGATCGTAAAATTCAAAACAGCTATCATTGCTGTTACCCTTGCTACAGCTACCTTGATCGGTGCGGGCTGTAACTCACTCACCAAAACACAAAAAGGCGCGGCCATTGGTGCCGGTGCAGGTGGTACCATAGGTGCCATTATAGGTAAAAGTGCTGGTAACACAGCGTTAGGAGCCATTATAGGTGGCGCTGTAGGTGGTACCGCAGGTGCTTTTATTGGTCGCAAAATGGACCGCCAGGCTGCCGAGATCAAGCAAAGTGTACCAGGTGCCACTGTTGAACGTCAGGGAGAAGGTATATTAGTGAAATTCGATTCAGGGATCCTGTTCGATGTGGATAAGACCAACCTGAAAGGTGCCGCACAATCTAACCTGACCAACTTGTCTACCTCGCTGACCAACAACCCGCAAACCAACATCCTGATCGTGGGTCATACCGATAACACCGGTAGCGCTACTTACAACCAGGACCTGAGCGTACGCCGCGCGGAAGCTGTGAAAGCGTACATCGCTTCACATGGTGTGAGCAGCAGCCGTTTGAGCACTCAAGGTAAAGGTTTGACCGAGCCGATCGCTGATAATACTACTGAAGCTGGCCGTGCACAGAATCGTCGTGTGGAGATCGTGATCGTTGCTAACGACGAGTTGAAGCAACAAGCCAAACAAAGCAGCAATTAA
- the trhO gene encoding oxygen-dependent tRNA uridine(34) hydroxylase TrhO produces MAKYNTLLYYCYSTIADAEQFAADHLKFCKSLGLTGRIIVADEGLNGTVSGTPEACRAYMDAVHADERFAATDFKIDEVDEPSFVKMHVRYKSEIVHSGLRDPNIINPNERTGKHLEPAEFMAMKDDEDVVVLDVRSNYEHSVGKFKNAVTLDIENFRDFPAMIDQLAQYKDKKILTYCTGGIKCEKASALLLHEGFENVYQLHGGIIKYGKEVGGKDFEGKCYVFDNRLTVDVNSVNPEVISTCRNCGKITPKMINCANPECNEHFTQCDECGTQLEGCCSTTCQSHPRKRVYDGTGYYVKVPQPINTSKKNKVQLVQE; encoded by the coding sequence ATGGCAAAATATAACACCTTACTTTACTATTGTTATTCAACAATAGCTGATGCGGAGCAATTTGCTGCCGATCACCTCAAATTTTGTAAAAGCCTGGGCCTTACGGGCCGCATCATCGTTGCTGATGAAGGTTTGAACGGTACAGTTTCGGGTACGCCAGAAGCCTGCCGTGCTTACATGGATGCCGTGCATGCCGATGAACGCTTTGCCGCCACCGATTTTAAGATCGATGAGGTGGATGAGCCTTCATTTGTGAAGATGCACGTGCGCTATAAATCTGAGATCGTGCACTCGGGCCTTCGCGATCCCAACATCATCAACCCTAACGAGCGTACCGGCAAACACCTGGAGCCGGCGGAGTTCATGGCCATGAAAGATGATGAAGATGTGGTGGTGCTTGACGTACGCTCCAACTACGAACACTCAGTAGGCAAATTCAAGAACGCGGTGACGCTCGACATCGAGAATTTCCGTGATTTTCCGGCCATGATCGACCAGTTGGCACAGTACAAAGACAAAAAGATCCTGACCTATTGCACCGGCGGTATCAAATGCGAAAAGGCATCGGCCTTGCTGTTGCACGAAGGCTTTGAGAACGTATACCAGTTACATGGCGGCATCATCAAATACGGTAAAGAAGTTGGCGGTAAAGATTTTGAGGGCAAATGTTATGTGTTCGATAACCGTTTAACGGTAGACGTGAATAGCGTGAATCCGGAAGTGATATCGACCTGTCGCAACTGTGGAAAGATCACGCCTAAAATGATCAATTGCGCTAATCCGGAGTGCAACGAGCATTTCACTCAATGCGATGAGTGCGGTACCCAATTGGAAGGTTGCTGCTCTACCACATGTCAAAGCCATCCACGCAAACGTGTTTATGACGGTACCGGATATTATGTAAAAGTTCCGCAGCCGATCAACACCAGTAAAAAGAACAAAGTACAATTGGTACAAGAGTAA
- a CDS encoding ABC transporter permease, with protein sequence MSTLTPAQRTWQIFQRNRSALAGMVIIALAVLAAILGYLIMPDSSPNGNNMSLPLSLKKPGASFTLLLVPKTDQIEHTNIFQRMLYGQPVINNEVPITGYSFKGDSILIDEYISDEDKPERKAFHLHEVLTGRPMPAGSSMGGHKDVYQAQIRQKHIIDRTFWLGSDIYGRDLLSRIILGARISLAVGIMAVLISLLIGVSVGALAGYYGGKVDAVLSWLMNILWSLPALLLVIALSFALGKGLWQIFIAVGLSMWVEAARLVRGQVISLKQAEYIEAARALGYNDRRIIIKHILPNMAGPILVIAASNFASAILLEAGLSFLGFGAQPPTPTWGGMIREHYGYIIMDAAYLALLPGVAIMLMVYAFNLVTTGLRDAFDIRSQNIRL encoded by the coding sequence TTGAGCACTCTTACACCGGCACAACGTACATGGCAAATATTTCAACGCAACCGATCAGCCCTTGCGGGCATGGTGATCATTGCGCTGGCCGTGCTGGCTGCGATATTGGGCTACCTGATCATGCCCGATAGCTCGCCCAACGGCAACAACATGTCGTTACCTCTGAGCCTTAAAAAGCCCGGAGCTAGTTTTACCCTCTTACTTGTCCCCAAGACCGACCAGATCGAGCACACCAATATCTTTCAGAGAATGCTATACGGGCAGCCTGTCATCAACAACGAAGTGCCTATCACCGGTTACAGCTTTAAAGGCGATTCCATCCTCATCGACGAATACATCAGCGATGAGGATAAGCCCGAGCGAAAGGCCTTCCATTTACACGAGGTACTCACCGGCCGCCCTATGCCTGCGGGCAGTTCCATGGGCGGGCATAAAGATGTATACCAAGCCCAGATCCGGCAAAAACATATCATTGACCGTACCTTTTGGCTGGGGAGCGATATTTATGGCCGCGACCTGCTGAGCCGCATCATATTAGGTGCCCGCATATCACTGGCGGTGGGCATTATGGCCGTGCTGATCAGTTTGCTCATCGGAGTAAGCGTAGGCGCACTGGCCGGCTATTATGGTGGAAAGGTAGATGCCGTGCTAAGCTGGCTCATGAACATCCTGTGGTCGTTACCAGCACTGCTGCTGGTGATCGCCTTATCATTCGCGCTGGGTAAAGGGCTTTGGCAGATCTTCATCGCGGTGGGGTTATCTATGTGGGTGGAGGCGGCACGCTTGGTACGCGGGCAGGTGATCAGCCTTAAGCAAGCCGAATACATTGAGGCGGCCCGGGCATTGGGTTATAATGACCGTCGCATCATCATTAAACACATTTTGCCTAATATGGCCGGCCCGATACTGGTTATAGCGGCCTCCAACTTTGCCTCGGCCATATTATTGGAGGCGGGCCTCAGCTTTTTAGGCTTCGGGGCGCAGCCACCAACACCTACTTGGGGCGGCATGATCCGCGAGCATTACGGTTATATTATTATGGATGCTGCCTACCTGGCCTTGCTGCCCGGTGTGGCCATTATGCTTATGGTTTATGCGTTCAATCTGGTGACCACCGGCCTGCGCGACGCTTTTGATATAAGATCACAAAACATTCGGTTGTGA
- a CDS encoding YihY/virulence factor BrkB family protein: protein MKVFSKDYLKNLWKILVATFSSFSDDNGLKMSASLAYYTIFSIAPLLILILSLAGIFLGADAASAKLYFQIKQYVGAEAALQIQDIIKHLQFSGKSGIALISGIVTLLIGASSMFLEIQDSINTIWRVKAKPKKGWVKMLQNRFLSFSLILALGFLLMVTLIVNVVVNAISDRITHFLPAITERLIELVNLGISFLVISTLFGIIFKFLPDVKIKFKDVRSGAFFTALLFMIGQFAIGLYLKYSAQGSAYGTAGSLIVLLVWIYYTAAILYIGAEFTRIYTEANCGTIEPADYAVYIHQTEEERQVSEIPPKVPELHESLKDPNEKQE from the coding sequence ATGAAAGTATTTAGCAAAGACTACTTAAAAAATCTATGGAAGATACTGGTTGCCACTTTTTCGAGCTTCAGCGATGACAACGGTTTAAAAATGAGTGCCTCGCTGGCCTACTATACCATCTTCTCTATTGCTCCGCTACTCATACTTATCCTATCGCTGGCAGGTATATTCCTTGGAGCCGATGCCGCTTCGGCCAAGCTTTACTTCCAGATCAAACAATATGTAGGGGCTGAGGCCGCCTTACAGATACAAGACATCATTAAGCACCTACAGTTCTCAGGTAAATCGGGCATTGCGCTGATCTCGGGTATCGTTACCTTGCTGATCGGTGCCAGCAGTATGTTCCTCGAGATACAGGACTCCATCAATACCATTTGGCGGGTGAAGGCTAAGCCTAAAAAGGGCTGGGTCAAAATGCTGCAAAATCGTTTCCTATCCTTTTCGCTTATTTTAGCATTAGGTTTTTTACTGATGGTGACGCTGATCGTCAACGTGGTAGTGAATGCAATTAGCGATAGGATCACTCACTTTTTACCGGCCATTACCGAACGCCTGATCGAGCTGGTGAACCTGGGCATCTCCTTCCTGGTGATCTCGACCTTATTCGGCATCATCTTTAAATTCCTGCCCGATGTTAAGATCAAGTTCAAAGATGTTCGTTCAGGAGCCTTTTTTACCGCTTTGCTTTTTATGATCGGCCAATTCGCGATCGGCTTGTATCTGAAATATTCGGCCCAGGGATCTGCCTATGGCACGGCCGGCTCACTGATCGTGTTACTGGTATGGATCTATTATACTGCCGCCATATTGTACATCGGCGCCGAATTCACCAGGATATACACTGAAGCCAATTGCGGCACCATAGAGCCTGCTGATTATGCAGTGTACATACACCAGACCGAAGAAGAGCGTCAGGTAAGTGAGATCCCGCCTAAAGTACCTGAGTTACATGAATCACTTAAGGACCCGAACGAAAAGCAGGAATGA
- a CDS encoding biliverdin-producing heme oxygenase, protein MLSENLKKETLANHQQLEKMLVVKMKSIRSPQDYVDLLQLFYTYFGGLETLIDQHINANELSDHAARRKSAALAQDIIDLGGQPLPKATGADLPPINDTLDAFAAMYVIEGSTLGGKIISKMMAQQLNIPDGKGLSFFNGYGEDTDAMWQAFKQRLDEKPKNEQEEAKMIHTADQTFAMFHAWITKQAA, encoded by the coding sequence ATGCTCTCAGAAAATTTAAAAAAGGAAACCTTGGCCAATCACCAACAGCTCGAAAAGATGCTGGTGGTAAAAATGAAGAGCATTCGCTCACCGCAGGACTATGTGGATCTGCTCCAGCTTTTTTACACCTACTTTGGCGGACTCGAAACCCTGATCGATCAGCACATCAACGCCAATGAACTTTCTGATCATGCTGCGAGGCGCAAGTCGGCCGCGCTGGCTCAGGATATTATTGACCTCGGTGGCCAGCCGTTACCTAAAGCGACAGGGGCTGATCTGCCGCCGATCAATGATACACTCGATGCATTTGCCGCTATGTATGTGATAGAGGGATCTACATTGGGCGGAAAGATCATCAGCAAAATGATGGCACAACAATTGAATATTCCAGATGGTAAAGGCCTGTCTTTTTTTAACGGCTACGGGGAAGATACCGACGCCATGTGGCAAGCATTTAAACAGCGTTTGGATGAGAAGCCTAAAAACGAGCAGGAAGAGGCCAAAATGATACACACGGCCGACCAGACCTTTGCCATGTTCCATGCCTGGATAACTAAACAGGCCGCTTAG
- a CDS encoding YifB family Mg chelatase-like AAA ATPase — MLVKTFGSAVYGIEATTITVEVNIAAGTKYFIVGLPDVAIKESYFRIESALKNCGYKMPRQQVVVNMAPADIRKEGSAYDLTIAAGVLAASGQMQTEGLDKYLIMGELSLDGGLQPIKGALPIAIQARKEGFKGFILPKQNAREAAIVNDLEVYGVESIREVAGFFNGESNLELTVVNTREEFYDSLCNYANDFSEVKGQENIKRALEIAAAGGHNVILIGPPGAGKTMLAKRMPTIMPPLSLQESLETTKIHSVAGKLAAADALVTTRPFRSPHHTISDVALVGGGGNPQPGEISLAHNGVLFLDELPEFKRTVLEVMRQPLEERRVTISRARFTVDYPSSFMLIASMNPCPCGYYNHPEKECVCPPGVVQKYLSKVSGPLLDRIDLHVEVTPVNFNELASDRLAEKSEIIRERVIKARDIQTERFGNKPDLHANAQMTPQMVRDICKINEAGQLLLKKAMEKLGLSARAYDRILKVARTIADLAGTENIQMEHLAEAIHFRSLDREGWAG, encoded by the coding sequence TTGTTAGTAAAGACCTTCGGCAGTGCCGTATACGGTATCGAGGCCACCACTATAACGGTGGAAGTGAATATTGCTGCCGGCACGAAGTATTTTATTGTTGGCCTGCCCGACGTGGCCATCAAGGAAAGCTATTTCCGTATCGAATCGGCCTTAAAGAATTGCGGTTACAAGATGCCCCGCCAACAGGTGGTGGTGAACATGGCCCCCGCCGATATTCGCAAAGAGGGTTCGGCGTACGATCTGACCATTGCTGCCGGTGTACTCGCTGCCAGTGGCCAGATGCAGACCGAGGGTTTGGACAAATACCTGATCATGGGCGAACTTTCACTTGATGGAGGTTTGCAACCGATCAAAGGCGCGTTGCCCATCGCTATCCAGGCACGCAAAGAGGGTTTCAAGGGTTTCATCCTGCCTAAACAGAACGCCCGTGAAGCGGCCATTGTGAACGACCTTGAAGTTTACGGTGTAGAAAGTATACGCGAGGTGGCCGGCTTTTTCAATGGTGAGAGCAACCTTGAGCTGACCGTAGTGAACACCCGGGAGGAGTTTTACGATAGCTTGTGCAATTACGCCAACGACTTTAGCGAGGTAAAAGGGCAAGAGAACATCAAACGGGCACTGGAGATAGCGGCTGCCGGTGGGCATAATGTGATTCTGATCGGCCCGCCCGGTGCAGGTAAGACCATGCTGGCCAAACGCATGCCCACCATTATGCCCCCATTGAGTTTACAGGAATCATTAGAGACCACCAAGATACACTCTGTGGCCGGTAAACTGGCTGCGGCCGATGCGCTGGTGACCACCCGGCCGTTCCGCTCGCCGCACCATACGATCAGTGATGTGGCTTTGGTGGGCGGAGGCGGCAACCCCCAGCCCGGTGAGATATCGCTGGCGCACAACGGGGTGCTCTTTTTAGATGAGTTGCCGGAGTTCAAACGCACCGTGTTGGAGGTGATGCGCCAGCCATTGGAAGAGCGCAGGGTGACCATCTCACGTGCTCGATTCACGGTCGATTACCCGTCGAGCTTCATGCTGATCGCCAGCATGAACCCATGCCCCTGCGGCTATTACAATCATCCCGAAAAGGAATGTGTTTGTCCGCCGGGCGTGGTGCAAAAATACCTGAGCAAGGTATCGGGTCCATTGCTTGACCGTATTGACCTACATGTAGAGGTAACGCCGGTGAACTTCAATGAGCTGGCATCGGACCGTTTGGCCGAAAAGAGTGAGATCATTAGGGAACGGGTTATCAAAGCACGCGATATCCAGACCGAACGCTTTGGCAACAAGCCCGACCTGCATGCTAACGCGCAAATGACGCCGCAAATGGTACGTGATATTTGCAAGATCAACGAGGCCGGGCAACTGCTGCTTAAAAAGGCGATGGAAAAGCTGGGGCTTTCAGCCCGGGCTTACGACCGCATATTGAAAGTGGCGCGCACCATAGCCGATCTGGCCGGTACCGAAAACATACAAATGGAACACTTAGCAGAGGCCATCCACTTTCGCAGTTTGGACCGCGAAGGCTGGGCCGGCTGA
- a CDS encoding aspartyl protease family protein codes for MLRLPHIAKCLLLFLLLYRTPLAHAQQFDLITKKKQAWIRFTPVRDMVVVPLMINGSGPFNFVLDTGVGIMVITDPKLVDSIHIDQKRTIKLYGVGNLDDLEAYVTSPLNIIIGNSVKSEYVSAAILKDDHFGLSNYAGIKIHGLLGYEFFSQLAVKINFSDSTITVARPGRFKPFRKGTVIPLSIEDRKPYVNTNVAVNNSNAIQNKLLVDLGAGHALLL; via the coding sequence ATGTTACGCTTGCCTCACATAGCGAAATGCCTGCTCCTTTTTTTGCTTTTATACCGGACGCCGCTGGCCCATGCACAGCAGTTCGATCTGATCACGAAAAAGAAACAGGCCTGGATCAGGTTCACGCCCGTGCGCGATATGGTGGTGGTACCGCTCATGATCAACGGCAGCGGACCTTTTAACTTTGTGTTGGATACTGGCGTAGGTATCATGGTGATCACCGACCCAAAACTCGTTGATTCCATACACATCGATCAAAAGCGCACCATCAAGCTTTATGGTGTAGGCAATCTTGATGACCTGGAGGCCTATGTGACCTCGCCGCTTAACATCATAATAGGCAACAGTGTCAAAAGTGAATATGTATCGGCCGCCATATTGAAGGACGACCATTTTGGCCTGTCCAATTACGCCGGGATCAAGATACATGGCCTGTTGGGTTACGAGTTCTTTTCGCAACTGGCCGTGAAGATCAACTTCAGCGATAGCACTATCACGGTGGCACGCCCCGGCCGCTTTAAGCCTTTCAGAAAAGGCACCGTTATTCCGCTTAGTATCGAGGACCGAAAGCCTTACGTGAACACCAACGTAGCGGTAAATAACAGCAATGCCATACAGAACAAATTGCTGGTTGACCTGGGTGCAGGTCATGCCTTATTATTATAG
- a CDS encoding response regulator, giving the protein MNDFDSKKIVIFDDDEDILSICAYILEEQGWDVHTFTDCNNIVEKVSSVMPRVILMDNWIPDAGGIVATQTLKSNIKLKEIPVIYFSANSDIQLLASNAGAESYLAKPFDLDDLERTINNVLVKV; this is encoded by the coding sequence ATGAACGACTTTGACAGCAAAAAGATCGTGATCTTTGATGACGATGAGGATATACTATCTATCTGCGCATACATATTAGAGGAACAGGGCTGGGACGTGCACACTTTCACCGATTGTAATAACATCGTGGAGAAGGTATCGTCGGTAATGCCCCGCGTTATCCTGATGGATAACTGGATCCCTGATGCGGGTGGCATCGTTGCCACTCAGACCCTCAAAAGCAATATCAAGCTCAAAGAGATCCCGGTGATATACTTCTCGGCCAACAGTGACATCCAGTTACTGGCCAGCAACGCCGGCGCCGAAAGCTACCTGGCCAAACCATTTGACCTTGACGACCTGGAACGCACGATCAACAATGTGTTGGTAAAGGTGTGA
- a CDS encoding outer membrane beta-barrel protein, whose product MKKVLLLMAILFSVATYTQAQTGRQVHGMVVDSTKQALVGSTIKLTSDKNETANTMADATGKFSFSGIKGSKLTLTVSSIGYEGLIKHYTLAADGQAADVGSIVLKPEARQLNAVTVVGTNPVTLKEDTVEYRASAYKVRANSPVEDQLKRIPGVDVDAQGNVSAQGKQVTKVRINGKDFFGGDVQTATKNLPADLVESYQIVDDYGDQANVTGIKTGEPNKILNITIRKDKNHGYFGQATAGDGSDLLPKKASSSNTLFDPDTKNANRYVGILNIFKFNNDQQIAVLGNINNTNVNTFSFGSATGGGGGGGGFGGGGGGFGGGGNRGGGGFGGGGGGRGNAGRGGGGQTTNAAGINDTKTIGTNFRDQWGNMSVYGSYSFEDKSVYTKSRNFQQNINPGAATTSDQQSEQTDNNTNHRLTWNMEYKPDTLNYFKLNPTFSYTSTGTVADEVVKSTLRGADNLAYNTNTNSTSASPNLGATLLYNHRFNGVGRNLSINLSFNSTRNYSFDNPIYTYEPTTVARLAIPVNQLVNTYYRAITSGATLSYIEPLSKVSFLELNYAYNRTTNKNDNHTDTLNIVGTPIVYPIGTNNYDYTFTTHRVGLNYRFIKPKYNLTLGAGVLPSKLEGSGTAYDPIKLANVNPVTNRSTFNFVPTARFAYNFSRSQSLNFNYNGSNNQPSYNQLVPVVNLSNALYPVQGNPDLKPEFTNNFNLRYNKFSFETGNIFFTNLSFTQTNNKIVTTSTVYDNKFTAAALAANPGIRVFKNTIFSNYLNADGYYQGQANVLFAKPWAQRKYTVLLGASLTYTNNISFTNRVDSNNIATPFEKNVAKNIAFAPNPRFRINILDKIDLEAGGRYTINKTTNSLTNSNNPLLNGNTNIRTLDLTLNGKHYILKDWTFAYDFTRTVNYGYSFAVPNPNILNMYVERRFLKANAATIRLQAFDIFNQNAGFSASSNGNVITQTQNNRLGRYALLTFTYRLQNFAGRSPAQNGGDRRGGFGGGGNRGGGGGFGGGGNGPGGGPSIY is encoded by the coding sequence ATGAAAAAAGTTCTCCTTTTAATGGCCATACTGTTCAGTGTGGCGACCTATACCCAAGCGCAGACCGGACGCCAGGTCCATGGTATGGTGGTAGATTCTACCAAGCAGGCACTGGTGGGCAGTACTATCAAATTGACCTCCGACAAGAACGAAACAGCTAATACCATGGCCGATGCCACCGGTAAGTTCTCATTCTCGGGGATCAAAGGCTCTAAGCTTACCCTTACCGTTAGCTCGATCGGCTATGAAGGGTTGATCAAACATTATACACTTGCTGCCGACGGGCAAGCTGCCGATGTGGGCAGCATTGTGCTGAAACCTGAAGCAAGACAGCTGAACGCGGTGACCGTTGTAGGCACTAACCCGGTAACTTTGAAAGAAGATACGGTGGAATACCGCGCCAGCGCTTATAAAGTAAGGGCCAACTCGCCAGTTGAAGATCAGTTAAAACGCATACCCGGCGTTGACGTAGATGCGCAGGGCAATGTGAGCGCACAAGGCAAGCAAGTTACCAAGGTGCGTATAAACGGTAAAGACTTTTTTGGCGGCGACGTACAAACAGCCACCAAAAACCTGCCTGCCGACCTGGTAGAAAGCTATCAGATCGTAGATGATTATGGTGATCAGGCCAACGTGACCGGTATCAAGACCGGCGAACCTAACAAGATACTGAACATCACCATTCGTAAGGATAAGAACCACGGCTACTTTGGTCAGGCTACCGCAGGCGATGGATCTGACCTGCTACCTAAAAAGGCGAGCAGCTCCAATACCCTTTTCGACCCTGATACCAAGAACGCCAATCGGTATGTTGGCATACTAAACATATTCAAATTCAACAACGATCAGCAGATCGCTGTGTTAGGCAACATCAACAATACCAACGTTAACACTTTTTCATTCGGTAGCGCTACCGGCGGTGGAGGTGGCGGCGGTGGCTTTGGTGGAGGAGGCGGCGGTTTCGGCGGCGGCGGTAACCGTGGTGGCGGCGGCTTTGGCGGCGGTGGCGGTGGCCGGGGTAATGCCGGCAGGGGCGGCGGCGGTCAAACCACCAATGCGGCCGGTATTAATGATACCAAGACCATCGGTACTAACTTTCGCGATCAATGGGGTAACATGTCGGTATACGGCAGCTACAGTTTTGAGGACAAGAGCGTATATACCAAAAGCCGTAACTTTCAACAGAACATCAACCCGGGAGCGGCCACCACAAGTGACCAGCAGAGCGAGCAGACCGATAATAACACTAACCATCGGTTGACCTGGAATATGGAATATAAGCCAGACACCCTGAATTACTTCAAGCTCAATCCAACCTTCTCTTACACCAGCACCGGTACAGTAGCTGATGAAGTGGTCAAGTCTACGCTTCGTGGTGCCGACAACCTTGCTTATAACACTAATACTAATAGCACATCGGCATCGCCTAACTTAGGTGCTACATTATTATATAACCACCGCTTTAACGGTGTTGGACGAAATTTGAGCATCAACCTGTCGTTCAACAGCACCCGCAATTATAGCTTTGACAACCCGATATATACTTACGAGCCTACCACTGTAGCACGTTTGGCCATTCCGGTGAATCAATTGGTGAATACATATTACCGCGCCATTACTTCGGGCGCTACGTTATCATACATTGAGCCGTTGAGCAAGGTATCTTTCCTGGAGTTGAACTATGCGTACAACCGTACCACCAACAAGAACGATAATCACACCGATACGCTTAATATCGTAGGCACACCGATCGTTTACCCTATCGGTACCAATAACTATGATTATACCTTTACCACGCACCGTGTGGGCTTGAACTACCGTTTCATCAAACCTAAGTACAACCTTACTTTGGGTGCCGGCGTATTGCCGAGCAAGTTAGAGGGCTCAGGTACCGCTTATGACCCCATCAAGCTGGCTAACGTTAACCCGGTGACCAACCGCAGCACCTTTAACTTTGTACCTACTGCACGTTTTGCTTATAACTTTTCAAGAAGCCAGTCACTTAACTTTAACTACAACGGATCGAACAACCAGCCGAGCTACAACCAACTGGTACCTGTAGTTAACCTGTCTAACGCATTGTACCCCGTACAAGGTAACCCTGATCTTAAACCAGAGTTCACCAACAACTTCAACCTGCGTTATAACAAGTTTAGCTTCGAGACCGGGAATATCTTCTTTACCAACCTGAGCTTCACGCAAACTAATAATAAGATCGTGACCACTTCTACCGTATACGATAACAAGTTCACGGCTGCAGCACTGGCCGCTAATCCGGGCATCAGGGTGTTCAAGAATACCATCTTCTCTAACTACCTGAACGCTGATGGCTACTATCAAGGCCAGGCCAACGTATTGTTCGCTAAGCCATGGGCACAGCGTAAATACACCGTGTTGTTAGGTGCAAGCCTCACCTACACTAATAACATCTCGTTCACCAACCGTGTCGACTCAAATAACATTGCTACGCCATTCGAAAAGAACGTAGCCAAGAACATCGCTTTTGCACCAAACCCACGTTTTAGGATCAACATTTTAGATAAGATCGATCTGGAAGCAGGTGGCCGTTATACTATTAACAAGACCACCAACTCGCTTACTAACTCGAACAACCCGTTATTGAACGGCAATACCAACATCCGTACATTGGACCTGACGCTTAATGGCAAGCATTACATTTTAAAGGACTGGACCTTCGCGTACGATTTTACCCGTACCGTGAACTATGGCTACTCGTTCGCTGTGCCTAATCCTAACATCTTGAACATGTACGTGGAGCGCCGTTTCCTGAAAGCTAATGCGGCGACCATCCGTTTACAAGCATTCGATATATTTAACCAGAACGCGGGCTTCTCGGCCAGCAGCAATGGTAACGTGATCACCCAAACGCAAAACAACCGTTTAGGCCGTTATGCCTTACTGACCTTTACTTACCGCTTGCAAAACTTTGCAGGCCGCTCACCTGCTCAAAACGGCGGTGATCGCAGAGGCGGCTTTGGTGGTGGCGGTAACCGCGGTGGAGGCGGCGGCTTTGGCGGTGGTGGCAACGGCCCTGGCGGCGGTCCAAGCATTTACTAA